One window of the Xiphophorus couchianus chromosome 12, X_couchianus-1.0, whole genome shotgun sequence genome contains the following:
- the anxa1a gene encoding annexin A1a — protein MSFIQAFLQQTVYLGMPDESLLKNEGTVTAAPNFNPSADAGVLEKAIKTKGVDEHTIIDVLVKRSNEQRQHIKEAYQQGYGKPLETELKKALKGDLEEVVLALLKTPAQYDAQQLKLAMKGLGTDEDTLIEILASRTNRQVLDIKKAYKEDYKKDLEEDIRSDTSGDFRTALLALCKAGRTEGVNEQLIDSDARTLYEAGEGRKGKDCSAFIEILTTRSALHLRKVFDRYSKYSKVDVAKAIDLEMKGDIESCLTAIVKCAGSRPAFFAEKLYLAMKGKGTRKNILTRIMVSRSEIDMKRIKDEYKKTYGKTLYQDILDDTKGDYEKILLALCGEN, from the exons ATGTCTTTCATCCAAGCCTTCTTGCAGCAGACAGTTTATCTGGGCATGCCCGATGAGTCA CTCCTCAAGAACGAGGGAACGGTGACTGCTGCTCCAAACTTCAACCCCAGTGCAGACGCTGGAGTCCTGGAAAAAGCCATCAAGACTAAAG GCGTAGATGAGCACACCATCATCGATGTTCTGGTCAAAAGGAGCAACGAGCAGAGACAGCACATCAAAGAGGCGTACCAACAGGGCTATGGGAAG CCTCTGGAAACAGAACTAAAAAAGGCCCTGAAAGGCGATCTGGAGGAAGTGGTGCTGGCTCTGCTGAAGACACCGGCGCAGTACGACGCCCAGCAGCTGAAGCTGGCGATGAAG GGTCTTGGGACAGATGAGGATACTCTGATCGAGATCTTGGCCTCCAGAACCAACAGGCAGGTCTTGGACATTAAGAAGGCCTACAAGGAAG aCTACAAGAAGGATTTGGAAGAGGACATCAGGTCAGACACCAGTGGAGACTTCAGGACTGCCCTCCTTGCTCTTTGCAAG GCTGGCAGGACTGAAGGAGTCAATGAGCAGCTGATTGACAGCGACGCCAGGACTCTGTATGAAGCCGGCGAGGGGAGGAAGGGCAAAGACTGCTCCGCCTTCATCGAAATCCTGACCACCAGGAGTGCCCTACACCTCCGCAAAG tgtttgatAGGTATTCAAAATACAGCAAAGTGGATGTGGCCAAAGCAATCGACTTGGAGATGAAGGGAGATATAGAAAGCTGCCTCACAGCAATAG TGAAATGTGCTGGAAGCAGGCCGGCGTTCTTTGCGGAAAAGCTCTACTTGGCCATGAAG GGTAAAGGCACGCGCAAAAACATCCTGACTCGCATCATGGTGAGTCGTTCTGAGATCGACATGAAGCGGATCAAGGATGAGTACAAGAAAACCTACGGCAAAACACTCTACCAGGACATTCTG GATGACACAAAAGGGGACTACGAAAAGATCCTGCTTGCTCTCTGTGGCGAAAACTAA